One Kineococcus endophyticus genomic region harbors:
- a CDS encoding methyl-accepting chemotaxis protein: MASRWRDLRVAAKLAVGFGLVGALLVLVAGVGLHRLAQAQDHMQYLATSGLASVDAVDKVDTAFVLARSDLADTALAPDAASTAAAAQRLQADDAAVDAAWARYLASGPSAPADQREAVTAALSDYRTAVTALLPLAQDDELAAFVQQRTTSAAPAAERVRAAIAELDESETAAAQAIAAEGETAYRTAVAVVVGTVLLALVLAAVTAVLTARSIARPLGRAVEVMEGLAQGRLDQRVEYVARDEVGRLAVATDTSLDALSATVGRIADNAVTLAASSEELTAVATQLSGGAEESAVQAQVVAAATEEISTSIATVAAAGEQMTSAIREIASATAQASETAAGAVASAHDASATLTRLSASSREIGDVVKLITSIAEQTNLLALNATIEAARAGEMGKGFAVVAGEVKELAQQTARATEEIVAKVGATQTDADAAARAVEDIAEVIVRVDALQSTIAAAVEEQSATTAEMVRNVTEVSAGAQEIALNTTGIAAAAAQTTTGAGHTATTAGEVARSAAELNSVVATFRR, encoded by the coding sequence GTGGCGAGTCGGTGGCGTGACCTGAGGGTGGCGGCGAAGCTCGCCGTCGGGTTCGGGCTCGTCGGGGCGCTCCTCGTCCTCGTCGCGGGGGTGGGGCTGCACCGCCTGGCCCAGGCGCAGGACCACATGCAGTACCTGGCCACGTCCGGGCTGGCCTCGGTGGACGCCGTCGACAAGGTGGACACCGCCTTCGTCCTGGCCCGCTCCGACCTCGCCGACACCGCGCTCGCCCCCGACGCGGCCTCGACGGCGGCCGCGGCCCAGCGCCTGCAGGCCGACGACGCCGCCGTGGACGCCGCCTGGGCCCGCTACCTCGCGAGCGGACCGTCCGCCCCCGCTGACCAGCGCGAGGCCGTGACCGCCGCCCTGTCCGACTACCGCACCGCCGTGACGGCCCTCCTGCCGCTGGCGCAGGACGACGAGCTGGCGGCCTTCGTCCAGCAGCGCACGACGTCCGCCGCGCCCGCCGCCGAGCGGGTCCGCGCCGCCATCGCCGAGCTCGACGAGTCCGAGACCGCTGCGGCGCAGGCCATCGCGGCGGAGGGGGAGACCGCCTACCGCACCGCCGTCGCGGTCGTCGTGGGCACCGTGCTCCTCGCGCTCGTGCTGGCGGCCGTCACCGCCGTCCTCACGGCACGTTCCATCGCCCGGCCCCTCGGTCGCGCCGTGGAGGTCATGGAGGGCCTCGCCCAGGGCCGCCTCGACCAGCGCGTCGAGTACGTGGCCCGCGACGAGGTGGGCCGCCTCGCCGTCGCCACCGACACCTCCCTGGACGCGCTGTCGGCCACCGTGGGCCGCATCGCCGACAACGCCGTCACGCTCGCCGCCTCGAGCGAGGAGCTGACCGCCGTCGCGACGCAGTTGTCCGGCGGGGCCGAGGAGTCCGCCGTCCAGGCGCAGGTCGTCGCCGCCGCCACCGAGGAGATCTCGACGTCCATCGCGACGGTCGCCGCGGCCGGGGAGCAGATGACCTCGGCCATCCGCGAGATCGCCTCCGCCACCGCGCAGGCGTCGGAGACGGCGGCCGGCGCGGTGGCCTCCGCGCACGACGCCTCGGCGACACTGACGCGCCTGTCGGCCTCCAGCCGTGAGATCGGTGACGTGGTCAAGCTCATCACCTCCATCGCCGAGCAGACGAACCTGTTGGCCCTGAACGCCACCATCGAGGCCGCCCGGGCCGGGGAGATGGGCAAGGGTTTCGCCGTCGTGGCCGGGGAGGTCAAGGAACTGGCGCAGCAGACCGCGCGGGCGACGGAGGAGATCGTCGCGAAGGTCGGGGCCACCCAGACCGACGCCGACGCCGCGGCGCGGGCCGTGGAGGACATCGCCGAGGTCATCGTCCGCGTCGACGCCCTGCAGTCGACGATCGCCGCTGCCGTCGAGGAACAGTCGGCCACGACCGCCGAGATGGTCCGCAACGTCACCGAGGTCTCGGCCGGTGCCCAGGAGATCGCGCTCAACACGACCGGCATCGCCGCTGCGGCGGCCCAGACCACCACCGGCGCGGGGCACACCGCGACGACGGCGGGCGAGGTGGCGCGCTCGGCGGCGGAACTGAACTCCGTCGTGGCGACGTTCCGCCGCTGA
- a CDS encoding ATP-binding protein, producing the protein MACVCEATPAAEITLPDEEHSARRARAFLSEAFCAAHHARVLDEAQLLVSELVTNAVRHGGPPVRVRVSCDGDGPALHVAVSDGNPHPPVRRDAEPEAEGGRGVALVDIISDRWGVEHDENGKTVWFVIS; encoded by the coding sequence ATGGCCTGCGTGTGCGAGGCGACCCCGGCGGCGGAGATCACCCTGCCCGACGAGGAGCACTCGGCCCGCCGGGCGCGCGCGTTCCTGTCCGAGGCCTTCTGCGCCGCGCACCACGCCCGCGTCCTCGACGAGGCGCAACTGCTGGTCTCCGAGCTCGTGACCAACGCCGTCCGCCACGGCGGCCCGCCCGTGCGCGTGCGGGTCTCCTGCGATGGTGACGGCCCGGCGCTGCACGTGGCCGTCTCCGACGGCAACCCGCACCCGCCCGTGCGCCGCGACGCGGAACCGGAGGCCGAAGGCGGCCGCGGTGTCGCCCTCGTCGACATCATCTCCGACCGGTGGGGCGTCGAGCACGACGAGAACGGCAAGACCGTCTGGTTCGTGATCTCGTGA
- a CDS encoding NAD(P)H-dependent oxidoreductase — protein MTHVLVLVGSLRAASTNRQIAETAVALAPEGVELTIQEGLGDLPFYNEDVDVEGSVPQTALDFRAALTAADAVLVVTPEHNGTVPAVLKNAIDWASRPYGASPLNGKPLVVVGSAFGQFGGVWAQDDARKALGIAGANVLSDVTFAIPGSVVRFAQTHPKDDAEVVEKLTSVLDGLVAATRAA, from the coding sequence GTGACCCACGTCCTGGTGCTGGTCGGCAGCCTGCGCGCCGCGTCCACCAACCGGCAGATCGCCGAGACCGCCGTCGCCCTGGCCCCCGAGGGCGTCGAGCTGACGATCCAGGAAGGGCTGGGCGACCTCCCCTTCTACAACGAGGACGTCGACGTCGAGGGATCGGTCCCGCAGACCGCCCTGGACTTCCGCGCCGCGCTCACCGCCGCCGACGCGGTCCTCGTCGTCACCCCCGAGCACAACGGCACCGTCCCGGCCGTGCTGAAGAACGCCATCGACTGGGCCTCCCGCCCGTACGGCGCCAGCCCCCTGAACGGCAAGCCGCTCGTCGTCGTCGGTTCCGCGTTCGGCCAGTTCGGCGGCGTCTGGGCCCAGGACGACGCCCGCAAGGCGCTCGGCATCGCCGGCGCGAACGTCCTGTCCGACGTCACCTTCGCCATCCCGGGTTCGGTCGTCCGGTTCGCGCAGACCCACCCCAAGGACGACGCCGAGGTCGTGGAGAAGCTCACCTCGGTCCTCGACGGGCTCGTCGCCGCCACCCGCGCGGCCTGA
- a CDS encoding GNAT family N-acetyltransferase, producing the protein MTDATTLRLARPDDAAAVAALLRENWPFLAPYEPERDEAYFTAEGQEELLTAALAEHAAGRVAPYVIEHDGELVGRLTLSGIVRGPFQSADVGYLVAEAVNGRGVATHAVAALVDLAFAPEPAGLGLHRLQAGTLLSNSASQAVLQRNGFERIGVARRYLRIAGRWQDHVLYQRTAAG; encoded by the coding sequence GTGACGGACGCGACGACGCTGCGGCTGGCGCGACCCGACGACGCCGCCGCCGTGGCGGCGCTGCTGCGGGAGAACTGGCCGTTCCTGGCGCCCTACGAACCCGAGCGGGACGAGGCCTACTTCACCGCCGAGGGCCAGGAGGAACTTCTGACCGCCGCGCTGGCCGAGCACGCCGCCGGCCGGGTCGCCCCGTACGTCATCGAGCACGACGGGGAACTCGTCGGCCGGCTGACGCTGTCGGGCATCGTCCGGGGTCCCTTCCAGTCCGCCGACGTCGGGTACCTCGTGGCCGAGGCCGTCAACGGCCGGGGCGTCGCCACCCACGCGGTGGCCGCGCTGGTGGACCTCGCGTTCGCCCCGGAACCGGCCGGGCTCGGTCTGCACCGGCTGCAGGCCGGAACCCTGCTCTCGAACTCCGCCTCGCAGGCAGTGCTGCAGCGCAACGGGTTCGAGCGGATCGGTGTCGCCCGCCGGTACCTGCGGATCGCGGGGCGCTGGCAGGACCACGTGCTCTACCAGCGCACCGCTGCGGGCTGA
- a CDS encoding ROK family transcriptional regulator has translation MAPAAPRRTSDGGSGQALDLITSGRARTRTALADALGLSRSTTGQRLEPLLASGLVQESDDLVASGGRPSRSLRLNARAGLVVSVDIGEERTRVAVTDLETAVLGERVLALRLDDGPEPLLERISEAARQVLREDDLTGAPVVGIGLGVPAPVDSAAGRVTGWSIMSGWDGFDVRDHLRRAWGVPVVVDNDVNVQTVAEHHRFWPDVSHLFYVKIGTGVGSGMVVDGAVNRGAQGGAGDIGHAHVGGYGDPQCRCGNLGCLESLVGGWALARDLRDAPRPDMHDARDVARQVKLGEVQAVTRLRAAGRILGEAVAFATSLLNPEVIVLGGLLSVSGDHLMAGVRETVYQRSHPLATRQLRIVPTGFRSRSGIVGASYLVRDHVLAPARVDGLLAAGDSPFELP, from the coding sequence ATGGCACCGGCCGCACCGCGGAGGACCTCCGACGGCGGTTCCGGGCAGGCGCTCGACCTCATCACCTCCGGCCGCGCCCGGACGCGGACCGCCCTGGCGGACGCGCTCGGACTGTCGCGGTCGACGACGGGGCAGCGGCTTGAACCCCTGCTGGCCAGCGGGCTCGTCCAGGAGTCCGACGACCTCGTCGCCTCCGGAGGGCGGCCGTCGCGCAGCCTGCGACTCAACGCCCGCGCCGGGCTGGTGGTCAGCGTCGACATCGGCGAGGAGCGGACGCGGGTGGCGGTCACCGACCTCGAGACCGCGGTGCTGGGCGAACGCGTCCTGGCCCTGCGCCTGGACGACGGCCCGGAACCGTTGCTGGAGAGGATCTCCGAGGCAGCGCGTCAGGTCCTGCGGGAGGACGACCTCACCGGGGCACCCGTCGTCGGGATCGGCCTGGGTGTTCCGGCTCCGGTGGACTCCGCCGCGGGCCGGGTCACGGGATGGTCGATCATGTCCGGGTGGGACGGTTTCGACGTCCGCGACCACCTGCGCCGGGCCTGGGGCGTTCCCGTCGTCGTCGACAACGACGTGAACGTCCAGACCGTCGCCGAGCACCACCGGTTCTGGCCGGACGTCTCCCACCTGTTCTACGTGAAGATCGGCACCGGCGTGGGCAGCGGGATGGTCGTCGACGGGGCGGTGAACCGAGGTGCCCAGGGCGGGGCCGGGGACATCGGCCACGCCCACGTCGGCGGGTACGGCGACCCGCAGTGCCGGTGCGGGAACCTCGGGTGCCTGGAGTCCCTCGTCGGCGGGTGGGCACTGGCCCGCGACCTGCGCGACGCGCCACGCCCGGACATGCACGACGCCCGGGACGTGGCCCGGCAGGTGAAGCTCGGCGAGGTGCAGGCCGTGACCCGTCTGCGCGCCGCCGGCCGGATCCTCGGGGAGGCCGTCGCCTTCGCCACCAGCCTGCTGAACCCGGAGGTCATCGTCCTGGGCGGGTTGCTGAGCGTCAGCGGCGACCACCTCATGGCCGGGGTGCGCGAGACCGTGTACCAGCGTTCGCACCCCCTGGCGACGCGGCAGTTGCGCATCGTCCCCACCGGGTTCCGGTCGCGGTCGGGGATCGTCGGCGCGAGCTACCTCGTGCGGGACCACGTCCTGGCCCCCGCCCGGGTGGACGGGCTGCTCGCGGCCGGCGACTCCCCCTTCGAGCTCCCCTGA
- a CDS encoding dihydrofolate reductase family protein — protein sequence MGRLVYAANTSLDGYLEDASGAFDWSVPDEEVHAFWNEHERRIGTSLYGRRMYETMRVWEDDDWLEGEPDVVQEYAAVWRDADKVVFSRTLDAVTTSRTTLHREFDPDVVRALKQASDTDLSVGGAALGAEAFRHGLVDECVLLVCPVAVGGGRPALPLGLRVDLDLQDVRRFAQGVVGLRYAVRS from the coding sequence ATGGGTCGACTGGTCTACGCGGCGAACACCTCGCTCGACGGGTACCTCGAGGACGCCTCCGGGGCGTTCGACTGGTCCGTCCCCGACGAGGAGGTGCACGCGTTCTGGAACGAGCACGAACGGCGCATCGGGACGTCCCTCTACGGCCGGCGCATGTACGAGACGATGCGGGTCTGGGAGGACGACGACTGGCTCGAGGGTGAACCGGACGTCGTGCAGGAGTATGCCGCCGTCTGGCGCGACGCCGACAAGGTCGTGTTCTCCCGGACGCTCGACGCGGTGACGACCTCGCGGACGACGCTGCACCGCGAGTTCGACCCCGACGTCGTCCGTGCCCTCAAGCAGGCCTCGGACACCGACCTCAGCGTGGGCGGAGCCGCGCTCGGGGCCGAGGCGTTCCGGCACGGTCTCGTCGACGAGTGCGTCCTGCTGGTGTGTCCCGTCGCCGTCGGTGGGGGCCGCCCGGCGCTGCCCCTCGGCCTGCGGGTCGACCTCGACCTGCAGGACGTGCGGCGGTTCGCCCAGGGGGTCGTCGGCCTCCGGTACGCGGTGCGGTCCTGA
- a CDS encoding HDOD domain-containing protein translates to MSTTPTTSAVQTSSSPPGAVEVLGRISAALDDLPAHRPVAARVVAEADDTASDARSLGRTLGYDPALLAKVLRLANSAYFGLSGRVSQPAFAVTVVGFSTVRSLAVSAMAGLDDVPESLAGFWDRSVLTAVAAAEFAPRLGCGAPEAFSVGLLARLGQALLVRCDPVEYPRMTVECADREELLAAENRRYGATHTRVSAEALAAWAFPEDLAHALSQVDRPGWATPLATCVRLGLELSERITDPARTPQVAEQLSAGHVRDAELDAVRAGVTRTAAELVQLLTA, encoded by the coding sequence GTGAGCACGACCCCCACGACCTCGGCCGTGCAGACGTCCAGCAGCCCGCCGGGAGCCGTCGAGGTCCTCGGCCGCATCTCCGCCGCTCTCGACGACCTGCCCGCCCACCGGCCGGTCGCGGCGCGCGTGGTGGCCGAGGCCGACGACACCGCCTCCGACGCCCGCTCCCTCGGGCGCACCCTCGGCTACGACCCGGCCCTGCTGGCCAAGGTGCTGCGGCTGGCCAACTCCGCCTACTTCGGGTTGTCCGGCCGGGTCTCCCAGCCCGCGTTCGCGGTGACCGTCGTCGGCTTCTCCACCGTGCGCAGCCTGGCCGTCTCGGCCATGGCCGGTCTCGACGACGTCCCCGAGTCCCTCGCCGGGTTCTGGGACCGCAGCGTCCTGACCGCCGTGGCCGCCGCCGAGTTCGCCCCGCGGCTCGGGTGCGGTGCGCCGGAGGCGTTCTCGGTCGGCCTGCTGGCCCGGCTGGGGCAGGCGCTGCTCGTGCGCTGCGACCCCGTGGAGTACCCGCGGATGACGGTCGAGTGCGCCGACCGCGAGGAACTCCTGGCCGCCGAGAACCGCCGCTACGGCGCCACCCACACGCGGGTGTCGGCCGAGGCGCTCGCGGCCTGGGCCTTCCCCGAGGACCTCGCCCACGCCCTGTCGCAGGTCGACCGCCCCGGGTGGGCGACGCCGCTGGCCACGTGCGTGCGCCTGGGGCTGGAGCTGTCCGAGCGGATCACCGACCCGGCGCGCACGCCGCAGGTCGCCGAGCAGCTCTCCGCGGGGCACGTGCGCGACGCCGAGCTGGACGCCGTCCGCGCCGGCGTCACCCGCACCGCCGCCGAACTCGTGCAGCTCCTGACGGCCTGA
- a CDS encoding substrate-binding domain-containing protein, with protein sequence MKIVRTRPTVAVGVAALAAASLVACGSGSGSTGSGGGGDDKVAVSLITKDSQNPFFVAMQKGAKAEAEKDGIDLTVGAGKEDGDEQGQVQLIENAIAAGQKGILITPNGPGVNSAIEKARDAGLYVIALDTPPDPADTVDITFATDNFKAGEMIGKWAKGQLGGKPATIALLDAFNDKVVTVDYNRDQGFLTGMGIDTKDPKKNGDEDKTGTYDGGDYTIVCNEPTGGAEDGGRTAMENCLTKNPDINVVYTINEPAASGADNALKAAGKSGVIIVSVDGGCDGVKEVTDGVIGATAQQYPLKMAELGVKAIADYAKDGTKPSTSPGLDFYDTGVALVTDKPVDGVESIT encoded by the coding sequence ATGAAGATCGTCCGCACCCGCCCGACCGTTGCCGTCGGTGTCGCCGCACTCGCCGCGGCCAGCCTCGTCGCCTGCGGTTCCGGCAGCGGCAGCACCGGTTCCGGCGGCGGGGGTGACGACAAGGTCGCCGTCTCGCTCATCACGAAGGACTCCCAGAACCCGTTCTTCGTCGCCATGCAGAAGGGCGCCAAGGCCGAGGCCGAGAAGGACGGCATCGACCTGACGGTCGGTGCCGGCAAGGAGGACGGCGACGAGCAGGGCCAGGTCCAGCTCATCGAGAACGCCATCGCGGCCGGCCAGAAGGGCATCCTCATCACGCCCAACGGCCCGGGCGTGAACAGCGCGATCGAGAAGGCGCGCGACGCGGGCCTGTACGTCATCGCCCTGGACACCCCGCCGGACCCGGCCGACACCGTCGACATCACCTTCGCCACCGACAACTTCAAGGCCGGCGAGATGATCGGGAAGTGGGCCAAGGGCCAGCTCGGCGGCAAGCCCGCGACGATCGCGCTCCTGGACGCCTTCAACGACAAGGTCGTCACGGTGGACTACAACCGCGACCAGGGTTTCCTCACCGGCATGGGGATCGACACCAAGGATCCCAAGAAGAACGGCGACGAGGACAAGACCGGAACGTACGACGGCGGGGACTACACCATCGTCTGCAACGAACCCACCGGTGGCGCCGAGGACGGCGGCCGCACCGCGATGGAGAACTGCCTGACGAAGAACCCCGACATCAACGTCGTCTACACGATCAACGAGCCCGCCGCGTCCGGTGCGGACAACGCGCTGAAGGCGGCCGGGAAGTCCGGTGTGATCATCGTCTCGGTCGACGGTGGGTGCGACGGGGTGAAGGAGGTCACCGACGGCGTCATCGGCGCGACCGCGCAGCAGTACCCGCTGAAGATGGCCGAACTCGGTGTCAAGGCGATCGCGGACTACGCCAAGGACGGCACCAAGCCCTCGACGAGCCCGGGCCTGGACTTCTACGACACCGGCGTGGCGCTGGTGACCGACAAGCCCGTCGACGGCGTGGAGTCGATCACCT
- a CDS encoding dihydrofolate reductase family protein, with translation MGQIHLELFATLDLVGQGPGGPDEDPVGFAFSGWQAPLVDEHTGRQVAASYEGTDALLLGRRTHEIFSAYWPHQEGGRDDDIATLFNRVPKYVASRGRPDLSWSGSVQLGPDLPAAVREVRERHERVKVVGSLNLVQTLLRERLFDELHLWLHPLVLGTGKKVFDGGVVPANLTLLAPPDAGPRGTVFLRYGLAGGVPATGDMTAG, from the coding sequence ATGGGCCAGATCCACCTCGAACTCTTCGCCACCCTCGACCTGGTGGGGCAGGGCCCCGGGGGTCCGGACGAGGACCCCGTCGGGTTCGCGTTCAGCGGCTGGCAGGCCCCGCTCGTGGACGAGCACACGGGACGGCAGGTCGCGGCCTCCTACGAGGGCACCGACGCGCTGCTGCTGGGACGGCGCACCCACGAGATCTTCAGCGCCTACTGGCCGCACCAGGAGGGCGGGCGCGACGACGACATCGCGACGCTGTTCAACCGCGTCCCCAAGTACGTCGCCTCACGCGGCCGGCCGGACCTGTCGTGGTCGGGATCGGTGCAGCTCGGACCGGACCTGCCGGCGGCCGTCCGGGAGGTCCGGGAGCGGCACGAGCGCGTCAAGGTCGTCGGCAGCCTGAACCTCGTGCAGACCCTGCTGCGGGAGCGGTTGTTCGACGAACTGCACCTGTGGCTGCACCCGCTCGTCCTGGGCACCGGCAAGAAGGTGTTCGACGGCGGCGTCGTCCCCGCCAACCTCACGCTGCTCGCCCCGCCGGACGCGGGACCCCGCGGCACCGTGTTCCTGCGCTACGGCCTGGCCGGGGGAGTTCCCGCGACGGGTGACATGACGGCGGGGTGA
- a CDS encoding AAA family ATPase translates to MAAVVILVNGLPGAGKTTLARGLAERTGWPCLTKDAVKEALAPVLPAEFPRPRLGAVAMDTVWAVAAGLPGTVLVESWWFRPRDLTFARAGVATSGASTVVEVWCDVAPALARRRYAARRRSAVHEDERRLGEDYDRWAANAEPLALGPVVRVPTDGAVDLDVVVSDLRVATSAA, encoded by the coding sequence GTGGCCGCCGTCGTGATCCTCGTCAACGGGCTGCCGGGAGCGGGGAAGACGACGCTGGCGCGCGGCCTGGCCGAGCGGACGGGGTGGCCGTGCCTGACGAAGGACGCGGTGAAGGAGGCCCTCGCCCCCGTGCTGCCGGCGGAGTTCCCCCGCCCGCGGCTGGGCGCCGTCGCGATGGACACGGTCTGGGCGGTGGCGGCGGGGCTGCCGGGCACGGTCCTGGTGGAGTCCTGGTGGTTCCGTCCACGAGACCTGACCTTCGCCCGCGCGGGCGTGGCGACGAGCGGTGCGTCCACCGTGGTCGAGGTGTGGTGCGACGTGGCTCCGGCGCTGGCGCGACGGCGGTACGCGGCGCGCCGGAGGTCGGCCGTCCACGAGGACGAGCGGCGGCTGGGGGAGGACTACGACCGCTGGGCGGCGAACGCCGAACCTCTCGCACTGGGGCCGGTGGTGCGGGTCCCGACGGACGGGGCCGTCGACCTCGACGTCGTCGTGTCGGACCTGCGGGTCGCCACGTCCGCCGCGTGA
- a CDS encoding TetR/AcrR family transcriptional regulator — MLALLGDGAGVPGRADASRNRELLLCAARRLLAEVGPDGLSMDALADAAGLGKGTVFRRFGSRAGLFVALLDEDERAFQSACLTGPPPLGPGADPVERLVAFGRERLTFADSRAALLREARARRTTPGAPGDFTRLHLRVLLEAAGTRGDTQVLAYQLQAVLEAPLRHHVEAGLDTGLDAGRGQAPPLDRLTAGWADLVRRTTADRLR; from the coding sequence ATGCTGGCCCTGCTGGGCGACGGCGCAGGGGTCCCCGGCCGCGCCGACGCCTCCCGCAACCGCGAACTCCTGCTGTGCGCGGCCCGGCGCCTGCTCGCCGAGGTCGGCCCCGACGGGCTGAGCATGGACGCGCTGGCCGACGCGGCGGGTCTGGGAAAGGGCACCGTCTTCCGCCGGTTCGGTTCCCGCGCAGGGCTCTTCGTCGCGCTGCTGGACGAGGACGAGCGCGCGTTCCAGTCCGCCTGCCTGACCGGTCCCCCGCCGTTGGGCCCCGGCGCCGACCCCGTCGAACGGCTCGTCGCCTTCGGCCGCGAGCGTCTGACCTTCGCCGACAGCCGGGCGGCACTGCTGCGCGAGGCCCGCGCGCGGCGGACGACCCCCGGGGCGCCCGGGGACTTCACCCGGCTGCACCTGCGCGTCCTCCTCGAGGCCGCCGGCACGCGGGGCGACACCCAGGTCCTGGCCTACCAGCTGCAGGCGGTGCTGGAAGCGCCGCTGCGGCACCACGTCGAGGCGGGCCTGGACACGGGCCTGGACGCCGGGCGGGGCCAGGCCCCGCCCCTTGACCGCCTCACGGCCGGGTGGGCCGACCTCGTCCGGCGCACCACCGCCGACCGGCTGCGCTGA